Below is a genomic region from Candidatus Neomarinimicrobiota bacterium.
ATAACTGTCTTGTTGCAGCTGGTATCAAATACATCTATGAATTGGTCAGTAAAGAAGAAGCTGAAATGCTAAAGTATAAAAACTTTGGTCGAAAATCTCTCACTGAATTGGTTGAAAAGCTGGACGAAATGGGAATCAGCTTCGGCATGGATGTAGATAAATATTTAAAACTGGAAGTTTAATCGAATAATGAGACACCGGAAGAAAGGTCGTAAACTTGGCGTTAATGTTTCCCATCGGAAGGCAATGCTGAAGAATTTAGCGGCCAACTTAATTGAACATAAACGAATTAAAACCACCGATTCGCGAGCCAAGGAATTGCGCACTTTTATTGAACCTTTGATCACAAAGGCCAAAAAAGGCGATTTGAATTCCATTCGCCAAATTGCGAAGAAACTAAATCGTAAAGAAGTGGTCCATGCATTGGTTCATGAAATTGCACCAGTTTTTGCAGAACGAAATGGCGGATATACGCGTATCATTAAACTGGGATTTCGGGATAATGACCGTGCTTCTGTTTCATTGATCGAATTGGTCGATTTTGATGGTGCTACTGCAGCACAGGTGGCTGAAGCTTCCTAATAGTAATTCGTTGAAAAAACAATCCAGAAAAATCCAACTAAGGGCAGCGGTTTCCGTTGCCCTTCTTTTTTCCCTGAACTGGGCAGCAAATCCATCCCGTGGTGAATTTAAAGATCGCTATCTTTGGGTGGTTCGAAATACAATGACCAATCCTGAGAGCATCGATAAAATGCTCCAATTCGCCACACTCAATCGATTTAACCAAATTTTGGTCCAAGTACGGGGCAGGGGTGATGCTTATTATGTCTCTGACCTTGTTCCCAAATCTCACCTCATAAAAGATACAGATTTCGATCCGTTAGCTTATCTAATCCCAAAGGCGAAGGCACAAGGTATCCAAGTGCATGCTTGGGTGAATGCTTATTTATTATGGTCATCGCGAGTCAAGCCTTTGCAGGATGATCACATACTTTATTCCCATCCGGAATGGATCGATCAAAATAAGAGAGAAGAGCTGAACCTTAAAAAGGAAATGCAGAAATTTAATGGCGGTAAGAATGGAAATGAGGGTTTTTACCTTTCGCCAAATCATCCTAAAGTAAATTCTTATTTATTATCGGTATTTCGAGACTTGATTGAAAATTATGAATTGGACGGCCTTCATTTAGATTATATCCGCTATCACGATTCAGACTTCGGCCAAAATCCCGGTGCCATTGCTTATTATAGGAAACATAACGATTTGAGTGCAGACCCTTCCAAAATGACCGGCACATCGGTATGGAGTGATTACAAAAGAAAAGCGGTGACAGATCTTGTTCGGGAAACAAAAAATTTAATTGAAACTGTTCGACCTAATATGGAATTGACGGCGGCGGTAAAGCCCAACCTTTATCAAGCGAGAGAACGCTTTTATCAGGAATGGGATGTATGGCTGGCAGCGGGGTATTTAGACAAAGCTGTG
It encodes:
- a CDS encoding family 10 glycosylhydrolase yields the protein MKKQSRKIQLRAAVSVALLFSLNWAANPSRGEFKDRYLWVVRNTMTNPESIDKMLQFATLNRFNQILVQVRGRGDAYYVSDLVPKSHLIKDTDFDPLAYLIPKAKAQGIQVHAWVNAYLLWSSRVKPLQDDHILYSHPEWIDQNKREELNLKKEMQKFNGGKNGNEGFYLSPNHPKVNSYLLSVFRDLIENYELDGLHLDYIRYHDSDFGQNPGAIAYYRKHNDLSADPSKMTGTSVWSDYKRKAVTDLVRETKNLIETVRPNMELTAAVKPNLYQARERFYQEWDVWLAAGYLDKAVVMNYTKDLKDFAANIDIMYDNLPSKYRKKIVMGIATYNQPARHVVDKVKYTRVTRFNGISFFSYNVMVQNPRYFRSIKKILYPRG
- the rplQ gene encoding 50S ribosomal protein L17, coding for MRHRKKGRKLGVNVSHRKAMLKNLAANLIEHKRIKTTDSRAKELRTFIEPLITKAKKGDLNSIRQIAKKLNRKEVVHALVHEIAPVFAERNGGYTRIIKLGFRDNDRASVSLIELVDFDGATAAQVAEAS